In a genomic window of Vibrio gigantis:
- a CDS encoding sigma-70 family RNA polymerase sigma factor has product MTVASNNTTHSVDQMYQEHHSWLSVFIKRRLGCPDTTADLVQDTYLRLLTRGKLPEYKDSRKYLTHIAKGLVIDLYRKRRVESAYLELIEQEPALVASSPEDQTIVVEALVEIDNLLHKLPIKARQALLMRQLEGKSYKEIAFELKVSISSVEKYVATGLQGCMLAMLNEG; this is encoded by the coding sequence ATGACCGTAGCGAGCAACAACACCACACACAGCGTTGATCAAATGTACCAAGAGCATCACAGCTGGTTATCGGTGTTTATTAAACGACGCTTAGGGTGCCCTGATACAACGGCTGATCTGGTTCAAGATACTTACCTACGCCTGCTAACCAGAGGTAAGCTGCCTGAATATAAAGATTCAAGAAAGTACCTAACCCATATCGCTAAAGGGTTAGTGATTGATCTTTATCGAAAGCGTCGTGTAGAAAGTGCGTATTTAGAACTCATTGAGCAAGAGCCAGCTCTCGTCGCGAGTTCACCTGAAGACCAGACGATAGTAGTTGAGGCACTCGTAGAGATCGATAACCTACTCCACAAGCTTCCAATCAAAGCTCGCCAAGCACTACTCATGAGGCAACTCGAGGGCAAGAGTTACAAAGAGATTGCATTTGAACTTAAAGTTTCAATATCATCGGTTGAAAAGTACGTAGCTACAGGCCTTCAAGGCTGCATGTTAGCCATGCTTAACGAGGGTTAA